TTTATGGCCACTGGGCATTACGCGCGGCTACAGACCGCAGACAGCGGCAAAATTCAGTTGCTCAAAGCGGTCGACCAATACAAAGACCAATCCTACGTGTTGCATATCCTCAACCAGAAACAACTTTCTCATGCCATGTTCCCGCTTGGGGAATATACCAAGCCCCAAGTACGCGACCTGGCCCGAAAATACAACCTGCCGGTCGCCGATCGCTCCGACAGCCAGGACCTGTGTTTCTTGGGAGAAAGTTCCTACCAGGAATTCCTGCAGCGCAATATCCCCACCATCGTCAACCCTGGCTCGATTGTGAACACCAACGGCCAGGAAATCGGGCAGCACAATGGGCTGGCATTCTATACCATCGGGCAGCGGCGCGGGCTGGGCATCGCCTCCCCCCATCCGCTCTATGTGATCGAAAAGAATGCGCAACACAACACTTTGGTCGTGGGCCCCTTAGATGAATTAGGATGCGACGAATTGACCGCCAAAGATGTCAACTGGATTGCAGAAGCCGCGCCCACACAGCCCTTCGAGGCAGAGATCAAAATCCGCTATCAAGCTCGCTTCGAAACAGGATGGGTGACCCCGCTGCCAGAACAAAAACTTCACATCAAATTCAATGCACCTCTCCGAGAT
The nucleotide sequence above comes from Chloroflexota bacterium. Encoded proteins:
- the mnmA gene encoding tRNA 2-thiouridine(34) synthase MnmA is translated as MNSNPKVVVAMSGGVDSSVAAALLKEQGYEVIGMMMRLWSEPGSEAENRCCTIDAMNLARRIAAQLEIPFYAIDAKDVFRSTVVEYFIDGYNQGITPNPCLVCNRRIRWEFLLKRALALGADFMATGHYARLQTADSGKIQLLKAVDQYKDQSYVLHILNQKQLSHAMFPLGEYTKPQVRDLARKYNLPVADRSDSQDLCFLGESSYQEFLQRNIPTIVNPGSIVNTNGQEIGQHNGLAFYTIGQRRGLGIASPHPLYVIEKNAQHNTLVVGPLDELGCDELTAKDVNWIAEAAPTQPFEAEIKIRYQARFETGWVTPLPEQKLHIKFNAPLRDITPGQAAVMYKDNICLGGGIIT